The following proteins come from a genomic window of Sardina pilchardus chromosome 1, fSarPil1.1, whole genome shotgun sequence:
- the LOC134095682 gene encoding NACHT, LRR and PYD domains-containing protein 3-like, protein MSDSQEREEAAGPSETLRPESAAHGFRTMKNAEDMADPGSPTHSGGGSETHRPPSPVPSCVSMKSDKSMPKGPDLSSEPPHSESKSETHRPPSPVPSCVSMKSDKSMPKGPDFSSEPPHSESKSETHRPPSPSCVSMKSDKSMPKGPDFSSDPPHSESNELTADQSMGGVHEQVLSDIITCEHNINKNTDNEVLGRVKENHKASMNKRFENISEGIIKAGAEILLNEIYTELYITEGESEGVNKEHEVWQVESASRAQTTEDKPINCNDIFKPLPGQKKGIRTVMTKGVAGIGKTVSVQKFILDWTVGVANQDVDFMFPLSFRELNLVRGDQYSLHTILLDFHPELKDLNDGDEYKDCRVVFIFDGLDESRLKLDLEQNSKLSDVKQTSSVDVLIASLIQGSLLPSALIWITSRPAAASQIPAQYINQVTEVRGFNDPQKEEYFRKKISDESQANRIISHIKVSRSLHIMCHIPVFCWIAATVLQQMLEQDNTQEIPTTLTEMFIQFLLIQTTRKNQKYQEIHETDKKRLLKSQKEIILKLAEMAFNNLEEGKLIFYEEDLQKYGIDVSEASVYSGMCTEIFKEDSAFHKMKVYCFVHLSIQEFLAALHAFISYLKKDRKTLTALCGNIWLWTLSLGGLLKKVVDKALASRNGHLDLFLRFLMGISLESNQRLLQGLLDHRYKTTKKDIRKTCHYIKELNSQGLSPERCINLFHCLFEMNDHSMHQEIKKYLESPKDFKGQLSPAHCSALAHMLLMSEEVLDELIDLKKYNTSDEGRRRLIPAVRCFRKARLADCKLTDKSCELVASVLQSPNSLIELDLSDNDLGDSGVRLLSKGLSSPHCKLQTLRLCNCGISDGGYVCLALTLMLNPSCVKELDVSNNHPGESAQKLLSAALEDLHSKVEDLELAGNKLTDKSSELVASVLKSPNTLTELDLSNKDLGDSGVQLLSKGLSSPNCKLQILRLCKCGFSSEGYVCLALALMVNPSCVKELDVSNNHSGESAQKLLSATLKDPHRKVEALKLAGCKLTDKSCELVASVLQSPNSLTELDLNNNNLGDSGVQLLSKGLSSPQ, encoded by the exons ATGAGTGactctcaggagagagaggaggctgcaggtCCCAGTGAGACACTCAGACCAGAGTCTGCAGCACATGGCTTTAGGACCATGAAGAATGCTGAAGACATGGCTGATCCTGGGTCACCAACACACTCTGGTGGAGG atcagagacacacagacctccatctccagtgcccagctgtgtgtccatgaagagtgataagTCCATGCCTAAAGGTCCAGACCTCAGCAGTGAACCACCACACTCTGAatccaa atcagagacacacagacctccatctccggtgcccagctgtgtgtccatgaagagtgataagTCCATGCCTAAAGGTCCAGACTTCAGCAGTGAACCACCACACTCTGAatccaa atcagagacacacagacctccatctcccagctgtgtgtccatgaagagtgataagTCCATGCCTAAAGGTCCAGACTTCAGCAGTGACCCACCACACTCTGAatccaa TGAGTTGACGGCTGATCAGTCGATGGGTGGAGTGCATGAACAGGTACTGAGTGACATCATCACCTGtgaacacaacatcaacaaaaacacaG ATAACGAGGTCCTGGGGAGAGTTAAAGAGAATCATAAAGCCAGTATGAATAAGAGGTTTGAGAACATCTCTGAAGGCATCATCAAAGCAGGAGCTGAAATACTCCTTAatgagatctacacagagctctacatcactgagggagagagtgaaggggtgaataaggAACATGAGGTCtggcaggtagagtcagcatcCAGAGCACAAACCACAGAAGACAAACCGATCAACTGCAatgacatcttcaagcccttacctggacagAAAAAGGGGATTAGAACTGTGATGACCAAAGGTGTTGCTGGCATTGGGAAAACAGTttcagtgcagaagttcattctTGATTGGACAGTTGGGGTAGCCAATCAGGATGTAGACTTCATGTTCCCCCTTTCCttccgtgagctgaatttggtGAGGGGTGATCAATATAGTCTTCACACGATActgcttgacttccaccctgaaTTGAAGGACCTGAATGATGGTGATGAATACAAAGACTGTCGggttgtgttcatctttgatggtttggATGAGAGTCGGTTAAAACTGGATCTGGAACAGAACAGTAAGTTGTCTGATGTCAAACAAACATCATCTGTGGATGTTCTGATAGCGAGCCTCATTCAGGgatctctgcttccctctgcactcatctggataacctcacgaccagcagcagccagtcagatTCCTGCTCAGTATATCAACCAGGTAACAGAAGTACgaggattcaatgacccacagaaggaagagtacttcaggaagaagaTCAGTGATGAGAGTCAGGCcaacagaatcatctcacacatCAAGGTATCAAGGAGTctccacatcatgtgccacattccagtcttctgttggattgCAGCCACTGTGCTACAACAGATGCTGGAACAGGACAACACCCAGGAAATACCCACaactctgactgagatgttcatacagttcttgctcatccagaccaccagAAAGAATCAGAAATATCAAGAAATACATGAAACAGATAAGAAGAGGCTCTTGAAATCACAGAAAGAAATAATTCTAAAGTTAGCTGAAATGGCGTTTAATAATTTAGAGGAAGGCAAACTGATAttttatgaggaagacctgcAGAAGTAtggcattgatgtcagtgaagcctcagtgtactctggcatgtgtACTGAGATCTTCAAGGAAGACTCTGCGTTTCACAAGATGAAagtctactgctttgtgcatctgagcattcaGGAGTTTCTGGCTGCACTTCATGCATTCATTTCATATCTGAAGAAGGATCGGAAGACACTAACAGCCCTTTGTGGGAACATATGGCTCTGGACACTATCACTGGGTGGGCTTCTAAAGAAGGTAGTAGACAAAGCTTTGGCCAGCAGGAATGGACACCTGGATCTTTTCCTTCGCTTTCTCATGGGCATCTCTCTGGAGAGCAATCAGAGACTTCTGCAAGGTCTGCTGGACCACAGATACAAAACCACAAAGAAGGACATTAGGAAAACCTGTCATTATATAAAAGAGCTCAACAGTCAAGGTCTCTCTCCTGAAAGATGCATCAATCTTTTccactgcttatttgaaatgaatgatcatTCCATGCACCAAGAAATTAAAAAATATCTTGAGTCACCAAAGGATTTCAAAGGCCAGTTGTCTCCTGCTcactgttcagcactggcccacatgcttctgatgtctgaggaggtgctggatgagCTGATTGACctgaagaaatacaacacatcaGATGAGGGGCGCAGGAGACTGATCCCAGCTGTGAGGTGCTTCAGAAAAGCACG ACTTGCTGACTGCAAACTCACCGATAAGTCATGTGAGCTTGTGGCCTCAGTTCTACAGtctccaaactccctgatagagctggacctgagtgacaatgacctgggagattctggagttcggCTTCTTTCTaaaggactgtctagtccccactgcaaactgcagacattaag gctctgtaATTGTGGTATCTCAGATGGAGgttatgtttgtctggctcttactctgatgttaaacccctcctgtgtgaaagagctggatgtgagcAACAACCATCCTGGAGAATCTGCACAGAAGCTGTTATCAGCTGCACTGGAGGATCTTCATTCCAAAGTTGAAGACCTTGA ACTTGCAGGCAACAAACTCACAGACAAGTCCTCTGAGCTTGTGGCCTCAGTTCTGAAGTCTCCAAACACCCTgacagagctggacctgagtaacaAGGActtgggagattctggagttcagcttctttccaaaggactgtctagtcccaACTGCAAGCTGCAGATATTAAG gctctgtaAGTGTGGTTTCTCAAGTGAAGGATATGTTTGTCTTGCTCTGGCCCTGATGgtaaacccctcctgtgtgaaagagctggatgtgagcaacaatcattctggagaatcagcacagaagctgttatctgctacactgaAGGATCCTCACCGCAAAGTTGAAGCCCTTAA acttgctggttgtaaacTCACAGATAAGTCCTGTGAGCTTGTGGCCtcagttctacagtcaccaaactccctgacaGAGCTGGACCTGAATAACAACAActtgggagattctggagttcagcttctttctaaaggactgtctagtccccag